One window of the Caminibacter pacificus genome contains the following:
- a CDS encoding alkylphosphonate utilization protein has translation MVCDLCGSDNNVTAYKVEPKDEYVNLCETCLSQIESGELDENHFQCLNDSMWSEKSAVKVLTYRLLKKLGRGDLLDMMYLEPEELAWAEAEAEEKRDANGNLLKNGDNVMVIKDLNVKGGDTIKRGTIFKNIRLGDTPGHILAKNIYIKTEFIKKV, from the coding sequence ATGGTTTGTGATTTATGCGGAAGTGATAATAATGTTACGGCTTATAAAGTCGAACCGAAAGACGAATATGTGAATTTATGCGAAACTTGTCTCTCTCAAATCGAGAGCGGCGAGCTTGATGAAAATCATTTTCAATGTTTAAACGATTCAATGTGGAGTGAAAAAAGTGCGGTTAAGGTGTTGACATATAGACTTTTAAAGAAATTAGGCAGAGGCGATTTGCTTGATATGATGTATCTTGAACCCGAAGAGCTTGCTTGGGCGGAAGCGGAAGCGGAAGAAAAAAGAGACGCAAACGGAAATCTTTTGAAAAACGGCGATAACGTAATGGTTATAAAAGATTTGAACGTAAAAGGCGGAGATACTATAAAAAGAGGTACGATTTTCAAAAACATCAGACTCGGAGACACTCCGGGGCATATTCTGGCAAAAAATATATATATCAAAACGGAGTTTATTAAAAAGGTGTAG
- the hemA gene encoding glutamyl-tRNA reductase produces MYFVISFNYRNSDVVLRSKLSELTLEDFADFKEVMFLKTCNRVEVIFDKKRDINELYDKVFHKVITPEEMLKAEIYQDNEAIEHVFKVAASLDSMVVGETQITGQLKEAFYEAYEKNYIAQDLTRLIHFSFKCAKKIRNQTSVSSEPVSVASIAVRKAKEILKDLSGYSAVVVGVGDTARIVCKNLIKEGVNIVLVNRTVENAFALKEELGDEVNIDVHSLDSLPKLINNYRLLFSATASNYPVIRNEHVKETKFKRLWFDLAIPNDIEKMTCSNIDVITVDDLKEISKRNMKKREKEVQKANALIEKCVEEFEKYLQSVSIEPVIKFLQDKAHECSKAALKNAVKKHYIPKELEEEVEKVLHNAFKRFLHHPNLTLRKMADSAEVDIFVSVIKRLFGENDLKMDMNKCEYHMEKGIFK; encoded by the coding sequence ATGTATTTTGTAATAAGTTTTAATTATCGCAACTCCGATGTGGTTTTAAGAAGTAAATTAAGTGAGCTGACTTTAGAAGATTTTGCAGATTTTAAGGAAGTGATGTTCTTAAAAACGTGTAATAGAGTTGAGGTGATTTTCGATAAAAAAAGAGATATAAACGAACTCTATGATAAAGTTTTTCATAAGGTAATAACGCCAGAAGAGATGTTAAAAGCCGAAATTTATCAAGATAATGAAGCAATCGAGCACGTTTTTAAGGTTGCGGCTTCTCTTGATTCTATGGTTGTTGGTGAGACTCAAATTACGGGGCAATTAAAAGAAGCTTTTTATGAAGCGTATGAGAAAAATTATATTGCTCAAGATTTGACGAGATTAATTCATTTTTCTTTTAAATGTGCGAAAAAAATAAGAAATCAAACAAGTGTTTCAAGCGAGCCTGTGAGTGTTGCGAGTATTGCGGTTAGAAAAGCAAAAGAGATTTTGAAAGATTTGAGCGGTTATAGTGCCGTTGTAGTAGGGGTCGGTGATACAGCAAGAATAGTATGTAAAAATTTAATAAAAGAGGGAGTTAATATCGTTTTGGTTAATAGAACGGTTGAAAATGCTTTTGCTTTAAAAGAGGAGCTTGGTGATGAAGTAAATATCGACGTGCATTCACTTGATAGTTTGCCAAAACTTATCAATAATTATAGACTTTTGTTTAGTGCTACGGCTTCAAACTATCCCGTCATAAGAAACGAACACGTAAAAGAGACGAAATTCAAAAGACTTTGGTTTGATTTGGCTATCCCGAACGATATCGAAAAAATGACATGCTCGAATATCGATGTAATTACGGTCGATGACTTAAAAGAGATTAGTAAAAGAAATATGAAAAAAAGAGAAAAAGAAGTTCAAAAAGCGAATGCTTTAATTGAAAAATGCGTTGAAGAATTTGAAAAGTATCTTCAATCTGTATCGATTGAGCCGGTAATTAAATTTTTACAAGACAAAGCGCACGAGTGTTCTAAAGCTGCACTTAAAAACGCGGTAAAAAAACACTATATTCCAAAAGAACTTGAAGAAGAAGTCGAAAAAGTTTTACATAACGCTTTTAAAAGATTTTTACATCATCCGAATCTTACTCTTAGAAAAATGGCGGATAGCGCGGAAGTAGATATTTTCGTATCTGTAATTAAAAGGCTTTTTGGGGAAAATGATTTGAAAATGGATATGAATAAATGCGAATATCATATGGAAAAAGGGATTTTTAAGTAG
- the hemE gene encoding uroporphyrinogen decarboxylase: MIFVDACFGKETPYTPVWMMRQAGRYLPEYMEVRRKVGNFLDMTRNPEVAAEVTLQPIDILDVDAAILFSDILNLPMEMGLPLRFEKGVGPIFDKTISTEEDIDALDASADEKISYVYEAVKLIRERLNPEKALIGFAGSPWTIATYMVEGRGSKQYAKIKKMVYANPMLLHRLLAFNTKETIEYLSKQIEAGANAVMIFDSWGGALEREKFFEFSWNYMKEIARTLKQKYPHIPVIGFSKGVGLYMGDMDGDFDVIGVDWNTPIDYALGIFKDNYTLQGNMDPTRLYSKSATKDAVEKIARIMKGHRHIFNLGHGILPDVPVENAKYFVDLCKEVSRKLREES, from the coding sequence ATGATTTTTGTTGATGCTTGTTTTGGAAAAGAGACACCTTATACACCTGTTTGGATGATGAGACAAGCGGGTAGGTATCTTCCTGAATATATGGAAGTTAGACGCAAAGTCGGAAATTTTCTTGATATGACGAGAAATCCGGAAGTTGCCGCTGAAGTTACTCTTCAGCCAATAGATATTCTCGATGTAGATGCGGCTATACTTTTTAGCGATATTTTGAATTTACCTATGGAAATGGGCTTGCCGCTTAGATTTGAAAAGGGAGTAGGTCCGATTTTTGATAAAACTATTAGCACGGAAGAAGATATCGACGCTCTTGATGCGAGTGCCGATGAAAAAATCTCTTATGTATATGAAGCGGTAAAACTTATTAGAGAGCGCCTAAATCCTGAAAAAGCTCTTATCGGATTTGCAGGGAGTCCTTGGACTATCGCTACTTATATGGTTGAAGGAAGAGGCTCTAAACAATACGCAAAAATTAAAAAAATGGTATACGCAAACCCTATGCTTCTTCATAGACTTCTTGCGTTTAATACAAAAGAAACTATTGAATATCTAAGTAAACAAATTGAAGCCGGAGCAAATGCGGTAATGATTTTCGATAGTTGGGGCGGAGCGCTTGAGAGAGAGAAATTTTTTGAATTTTCTTGGAATTATATGAAAGAGATAGCAAGAACCCTAAAACAAAAATATCCTCATATTCCGGTTATAGGATTTTCTAAGGGTGTAGGGCTTTATATGGGAGATATGGACGGAGATTTTGATGTAATAGGTGTTGATTGGAACACTCCTATTGATTACGCTCTTGGTATTTTCAAAGACAATTATACTCTCCAGGGAAATATGGATCCTACAAGACTTTATAGTAAAAGCGCGACAAAAGACGCTGTTGAGAAGATTGCAAGAATTATGAAAGGTCATAGACATATATTCAATTTAGGACACGGAATTTTACCTGACGTACCTGTAGAAAACGCTAAATATTTCGTTGATTTGTGTAAGGAAGTGAGTAGAAAATTAAGGGAGGAGTCATGA
- the hemB gene encoding porphobilinogen synthase, whose protein sequence is MNLRRLRLNSNIRDLVREHYVTKNDLIMPVFIKEGLDGKNEIPSMPGIYQFGENSFLDEVAECIDLGIKAVILFGIPKLKDSCGSDALDEEGLIARSVRKIKETFGDKIAVITDLCFCEFTDHGHCGIINPHLKTVDNDATLEISKKQAVIHAKAGADMIAPSGMMDGIVEALREGLDSEGFKHIPIMSYSTKFASAFYGPFRDAAESAPVESDYLPKDRKTYQMDVANAREALLESLIDQEEGADILMVKPALAFMDVIKTIKENTLKPLCVYNVSGEYSMVKAAAMNGWMNYEALMMEILTSFKRAGADMIISYHSKDAAKLIQN, encoded by the coding sequence ATGAACTTAAGACGCCTAAGACTAAACAGCAATATAAGAGATTTGGTAAGGGAGCATTACGTAACAAAAAACGACCTTATTATGCCTGTTTTTATAAAAGAGGGGCTTGATGGCAAAAACGAAATCCCTTCAATGCCGGGAATTTATCAATTCGGTGAAAACTCTTTTTTGGATGAAGTAGCCGAGTGTATAGACCTTGGAATCAAAGCCGTTATACTTTTTGGTATCCCGAAACTAAAAGATTCTTGCGGTAGCGATGCACTTGATGAAGAGGGGCTTATTGCAAGAAGCGTTAGAAAAATAAAAGAGACGTTCGGAGACAAAATCGCGGTTATTACGGACCTTTGTTTTTGTGAATTCACAGACCACGGACACTGCGGGATTATAAATCCGCACTTAAAAACGGTTGATAACGACGCAACGCTTGAAATTTCAAAAAAACAAGCGGTAATTCATGCAAAAGCGGGTGCGGATATGATAGCACCAAGCGGAATGATGGACGGAATTGTCGAGGCTTTAAGAGAAGGACTTGATAGTGAAGGATTTAAGCATATTCCTATTATGAGTTATTCGACAAAATTCGCAAGCGCTTTTTACGGACCTTTTAGAGATGCTGCGGAGAGTGCGCCTGTGGAGAGTGATTATTTGCCAAAAGATAGAAAAACATACCAAATGGACGTTGCAAACGCAAGAGAAGCTCTTTTGGAGAGCCTTATCGATCAAGAAGAGGGGGCTGATATTTTAATGGTAAAACCTGCCCTTGCGTTTATGGATGTTATCAAAACTATTAAAGAAAACACCTTAAAACCTCTTTGCGTTTATAACGTTAGCGGTGAATATTCTATGGTAAAAGCGGCGGCAATGAACGGCTGGATGAATTATGAAGCTTTAATGATGGAAATACTTACAAGTTTTAAAAGAGCTGGAGCGGATATGATTATAAGCTATCACAGCAAAGACGCTGCAAAATTAATTCAAAATTAA
- the hemC gene encoding hydroxymethylbilane synthase — MKLTIATRGSKLALWQSEWVKKRLENLGHEVDLKIVVTTGDKIIDKPLASIGGKGLFIKEVEEAMLNGEAQIAVHSLKDFPTEYDTEHFTLAAIPKREAVEDVFLSENFETLAELPHEAVVGTSSIRRAMQLKKFRPDLVITDLRGNVDTRINKLKRGEYDAIILAYAGVKRLGIIKEVKYFEILDTDIMVPAMGQGALGIETINDPAVIEAVKPLNDLRTQIETTIERDFVDELKLGCHAPVGVNAKMMIDDSIKIKAALEIKGEVVKRDLVVAFDEWQNAGRDFAREFKKLM; from the coding sequence ATGAAACTGACAATTGCGACTCGCGGTAGTAAGCTTGCTTTGTGGCAGAGCGAATGGGTAAAAAAAAGACTTGAAAATTTAGGACATGAAGTGGATTTGAAAATCGTAGTAACTACGGGAGATAAAATAATAGATAAACCTCTTGCAAGTATCGGAGGAAAAGGACTTTTTATTAAAGAAGTGGAAGAAGCAATGCTAAACGGCGAAGCTCAAATCGCCGTACATTCTTTGAAAGATTTTCCTACGGAATACGATACAGAACATTTTACTCTTGCGGCTATTCCTAAAAGAGAAGCGGTTGAGGATGTATTTTTGAGTGAAAATTTCGAAACGTTAGCGGAACTTCCTCACGAAGCGGTTGTAGGAACAAGCTCAATCAGACGTGCTATGCAGCTTAAAAAATTCAGACCCGATTTGGTGATTACTGATTTAAGAGGAAATGTCGATACGAGAATTAATAAACTAAAAAGAGGCGAATACGATGCGATTATTTTGGCGTATGCAGGAGTTAAGAGACTCGGAATTATCAAAGAAGTGAAATATTTTGAAATTTTAGATACCGATATTATGGTACCTGCTATGGGACAAGGGGCTCTTGGAATTGAGACGATTAATGACCCGGCTGTTATCGAGGCGGTAAAACCTCTTAACGATTTAAGAACTCAAATAGAAACGACAATCGAAAGAGATTTCGTAGATGAACTTAAACTCGGATGTCACGCTCCTGTCGGTGTAAATGCCAAAATGATGATAGACGATTCTATAAAAATAAAAGCTGCACTTGAAATTAAAGGAGAAGTGGTAAAAAGAGATTTGGTCGTAGCGTTTGACGAATGGCAAAATGCGGGTAGAGATTTTGCAAGAGAGTTTAAAAAATTAATGTAA
- the hemN gene encoding oxygen-independent coproporphyrinogen III oxidase, with the protein MSGIDFKKLSKFSRHAPRYTSYPTAVEFRDLTPEDIIDELKSDKPLSLYFHLPFCRSACYFCGCNVVYTSKADKRRRYIDYLKRELDIWAKYLDTSRMVRQLHFGGGTPTFFTPEELEEIYEIIYSHFKNFEDDAEISVEIDPRFFSQKHMDVMRKYGVNRISFGVQDFNEETQKAVNRIQPFDLTKEAVDIARAAGIDSINVDLIYGLPFQTLETFKKTLELVKELDPDRLAVFNYAHVPWLKKGMRKIDETTLPSPEEKLKIFKYVIDFFENNGYKMVGMDHFAKPDDELFKAIEKGELHRNFQGYTTKGGADLIGFGLTSISETENAYFQNYKDLKNYEKAIDEGKLPTFRGVILNEEDKIRKYVIMEMMANFSFDIKRFEEKFGIDFFKKFENEIKELQEFVDEGLVEITPEKISVNKTGTLLIRNIVLPFDEYFKKMKNQKVFSKSI; encoded by the coding sequence ATGAGCGGAATCGATTTTAAAAAATTAAGCAAATTTTCAAGACACGCACCAAGATACACCTCTTATCCGACGGCTGTTGAGTTTAGAGACTTAACTCCCGAGGATATTATAGATGAGCTAAAATCAGATAAGCCTCTAAGTCTTTATTTTCATCTTCCTTTTTGTAGAAGTGCTTGTTATTTTTGCGGATGTAACGTAGTATATACAAGTAAAGCCGATAAAAGAAGAAGATATATCGATTATCTAAAAAGAGAGCTTGATATCTGGGCTAAATATTTAGATACCAGCAGAATGGTAAGACAGCTTCATTTCGGAGGCGGGACACCTACGTTTTTTACTCCAGAAGAACTTGAAGAAATTTATGAAATAATCTATTCTCATTTCAAAAATTTCGAAGACGATGCCGAAATCAGTGTGGAAATAGACCCGAGATTTTTCTCTCAGAAACATATGGATGTAATGAGAAAATACGGAGTTAACAGAATAAGTTTCGGGGTTCAGGATTTTAACGAAGAGACTCAAAAAGCGGTAAATAGAATCCAGCCTTTCGATTTGACAAAAGAAGCGGTGGATATCGCAAGAGCTGCCGGAATAGACTCTATAAACGTAGACCTTATTTACGGACTTCCTTTTCAAACGCTCGAAACTTTCAAAAAGACTCTTGAACTTGTAAAAGAACTCGACCCGGATAGACTTGCGGTGTTTAATTACGCGCACGTTCCGTGGCTGAAAAAAGGTATGAGAAAAATTGACGAAACTACTCTTCCAAGTCCTGAAGAAAAACTTAAAATTTTCAAATACGTAATCGACTTTTTTGAAAACAACGGCTATAAAATGGTCGGAATGGACCATTTCGCAAAGCCTGATGACGAGCTTTTTAAAGCTATCGAAAAAGGTGAACTTCACAGAAACTTCCAAGGTTATACCACTAAAGGCGGTGCGGATTTAATCGGATTCGGTTTAACATCCATCAGTGAAACTGAAAACGCTTATTTTCAAAATTACAAAGATTTAAAAAACTACGAAAAAGCTATCGATGAAGGAAAACTTCCGACTTTTAGGGGAGTTATCTTAAACGAAGAAGACAAAATCAGAAAATATGTCATTATGGAGATGATGGCGAATTTCTCATTTGACATTAAAAGATTCGAAGAGAAATTCGGAATCGATTTCTTTAAAAAATTCGAAAATGAAATAAAAGAACTTCAAGAATTCGTTGATGAGGGGCTTGTTGAGATTACGCCTGAGAAAATATCGGTAAATAAAACAGGAACACTTTTAATCAGAAATATCGTACTTCCGTTTGATGAGTATTTCAAAAAAATGAAAAATCAAAAAGTGTTTTCAAAGAGTATTTAG
- a CDS encoding LPP20 family lipoprotein, with amino-acid sequence MKLKIALMSLGALLLITGCSSKKPNPNQIQCSIDGAKAPAWVCNGAANMKDGIYAVGSAPKSPLGYSFQREEAMAIARDEIARRLDLKVKNLLKRYYSSTGTVNNQTAERVVTSVSKQLTKQTLRGSHLINTWVSPKGTMFVLVGMTNEDIKNSLKNAVKTTYKNDEALWQEFKAKKAQEELEYQIDKEFGE; translated from the coding sequence ATGAAATTAAAAATTGCGTTAATGTCGCTTGGGGCACTGCTTTTGATAACGGGATGTAGCTCGAAAAAACCAAATCCTAATCAAATCCAATGCTCAATCGACGGTGCGAAAGCTCCGGCATGGGTATGTAACGGAGCTGCGAATATGAAAGACGGAATTTATGCCGTAGGAAGCGCTCCGAAATCTCCCCTCGGGTATAGTTTCCAAAGAGAAGAAGCAATGGCAATTGCAAGAGACGAAATAGCAAGAAGACTCGATTTAAAAGTTAAAAACCTACTAAAAAGATACTATTCAAGCACGGGTACCGTAAACAATCAAACGGCAGAAAGAGTCGTTACCAGCGTATCTAAACAGCTAACAAAACAAACACTTAGAGGTTCTCATTTGATAAACACATGGGTATCTCCTAAGGGTACGATGTTCGTACTTGTAGGTATGACAAACGAAGACATTAAAAACTCACTAAAAAACGCAGTAAAAACGACTTATAAAAACGACGAAGCTTTATGGCAGGAATTTAAAGCGAAAAAAGCTCAAGAAGAGCTTGAGTATCAAATCGACAAAGAGTTCGGGGAGTAA
- a CDS encoding DJ-1 family glyoxalase III, producing the protein MAVNVCVPLANGFEEIEAMSLIDVMRRGGLNVIVAGVGGDVIYGAHNVRVIPDTKIELVNADELDLVVLPGGLPGAINLAEDEHVQKLLKEMDEKGKYVGAICAAPYALKTAGVLKDKYTAYPGWEGNIRKEGYVSDAKVVEDKNVLTSKGPGTAICFGLEIVRKFAGEDTYKALKEGLLADYC; encoded by the coding sequence ATGGCAGTAAATGTATGTGTTCCGCTTGCAAACGGATTTGAAGAAATCGAAGCTATGAGCTTGATTGACGTAATGAGAAGAGGCGGTCTTAACGTAATAGTAGCTGGAGTCGGCGGCGATGTAATTTACGGAGCTCATAACGTAAGAGTTATTCCTGATACTAAAATCGAGCTTGTAAATGCTGATGAACTTGATTTGGTGGTATTACCGGGAGGACTGCCTGGAGCGATTAATTTAGCTGAAGATGAGCACGTTCAAAAATTATTAAAAGAGATGGACGAAAAAGGAAAATACGTAGGTGCGATTTGTGCGGCGCCATATGCTCTTAAAACTGCCGGAGTGTTAAAAGACAAATATACGGCGTACCCGGGATGGGAAGGTAATATTAGAAAGGAAGGATACGTAAGTGACGCAAAAGTTGTAGAAGATAAAAACGTATTAACTTCAAAAGGACCTGGTACTGCGATTTGTTTCGGACTTGAAATAGTTAGAAAATTTGCAGGCGAAGATACTTATAAAGCATTAAAAGAAGGGCTTTTAGCAGACTACTGCTAA
- the hypA gene encoding hydrogenase maturation nickel metallochaperone HypA has protein sequence MHEYSIVDSLLQLAEEHAIKNNAKKVTKLEIKIGVLSGVEPDLLKTAFDTFKEGTMCEEAEFIMKIQPVVVRCEKCGFEGELSKDEYLCPQCQSGNIKIIDGEDMYLMSLELETDD, from the coding sequence ATGCATGAATATTCAATAGTCGATTCACTACTTCAACTTGCAGAAGAACACGCTATAAAAAACAACGCAAAAAAAGTAACCAAGCTCGAAATAAAAATAGGTGTTTTAAGCGGCGTGGAACCTGATTTGTTAAAAACGGCTTTTGATACTTTTAAAGAAGGAACCATGTGTGAAGAAGCCGAATTCATAATGAAAATACAACCGGTAGTCGTGCGGTGTGAAAAATGCGGCTTCGAAGGCGAATTAAGCAAAGACGAATATTTATGTCCCCAATGTCAAAGCGGTAATATTAAAATTATAGACGGGGAAGATATGTATCTTATGAGTTTGGAGCTCGAAACGGACGATTAA
- a CDS encoding TetR/AcrR family transcriptional regulator: MKVSKEAKKEQIMKTALELFAKKGFYTTTIADIAREMGMSVGNMYNYFPSKESLAKELLIYTSKKFGDEIRKINDMDISSKEKIKKIVELYFKMAKTEPELVDYFMRVYLSNKEIFNNGCEGMLCVSAFVTEIMIFFEEGVRKKELKNQDFFAAFGLFMGYIGGLAFLNREGILGKDLDEYIEPVSENIYNALKA, from the coding sequence ATAAAAGTGAGTAAAGAGGCTAAAAAAGAACAAATTATGAAAACAGCTCTTGAACTTTTTGCAAAAAAGGGCTTTTATACTACTACGATAGCGGATATAGCACGTGAAATGGGAATGAGTGTCGGGAATATGTATAATTACTTTCCATCAAAAGAGTCTTTGGCAAAAGAGCTTTTAATATACACGTCAAAAAAATTCGGTGATGAAATCAGAAAAATTAACGATATGGATATCAGTTCTAAAGAAAAAATAAAAAAAATTGTTGAATTGTACTTCAAAATGGCAAAAACCGAACCCGAACTTGTAGATTATTTTATGAGAGTTTATCTATCTAATAAAGAGATTTTTAATAACGGATGCGAAGGAATGCTTTGTGTTTCTGCTTTTGTGACCGAGATTATGATCTTTTTTGAAGAGGGAGTTAGAAAAAAAGAGCTTAAAAACCAAGATTTTTTTGCTGCGTTCGGACTTTTTATGGGATATATCGGCGGACTTGCGTTTTTGAATAGAGAGGGTATTTTGGGAAAAGATTTGGATGAATATATCGAACCGGTAAGCGAGAATATCTACAATGCACTCAAAGCCTAA
- a CDS encoding hydrogenase, producing the protein MHSKPKLIWIDAVGCNGCSHSFFNYPEFKEIFKKIELLYHPLIDTEEFKIQDCDILVIEGALKSNFTRLGYELHNLITSLFSSAKKVIALGTCAVYGGMFGEGIVYNKESHGKFYKCKEKVINIPGCPAHPEWLAYVLNMIIENKKIDLDSENRPLETFSYTSHMGCIRNEYFEWKIDAESFGTKEGCLYYFQGCQGPFTHSSCNKILWNEVNSKPRAGTPCFGCTESTFPKKNLFKTETFMGIPANLPLGVSKRAYLTLAGVAKSLKNERLNKPLIEYGDCDENNTKNSK; encoded by the coding sequence ATGCACTCAAAGCCTAAACTTATATGGATTGATGCCGTAGGATGTAACGGGTGCAGTCATTCTTTTTTTAATTATCCGGAATTTAAGGAAATATTTAAAAAAATCGAGCTACTTTACCATCCTTTAATCGATACTGAAGAATTTAAAATTCAAGATTGCGATATTTTGGTTATAGAGGGTGCTTTAAAATCCAATTTTACAAGACTCGGTTATGAGCTTCATAATTTAATTACTTCACTTTTTTCTTCGGCAAAAAAAGTTATTGCTCTTGGAACGTGTGCGGTTTATGGTGGAATGTTTGGTGAAGGAATTGTTTATAACAAAGAATCTCACGGTAAATTTTATAAATGTAAAGAAAAAGTAATCAATATTCCCGGATGTCCGGCACATCCTGAGTGGCTTGCATATGTGCTAAATATGATTATAGAGAATAAAAAAATAGATTTGGACTCTGAAAATAGACCTCTTGAAACATTTTCTTATACTTCTCATATGGGGTGTATACGTAACGAATATTTCGAGTGGAAAATAGACGCAGAGAGTTTCGGTACGAAAGAAGGGTGTTTATATTATTTTCAAGGATGTCAAGGACCTTTTACTCATAGTAGTTGTAATAAAATACTTTGGAACGAAGTAAATTCCAAACCTCGTGCCGGGACTCCGTGTTTCGGTTGTACGGAAAGTACGTTTCCTAAAAAAAATCTTTTTAAAACCGAAACGTTTATGGGAATTCCGGCTAATTTACCGCTTGGTGTTAGCAAAAGAGCATATTTAACACTTGCCGGAGTTGCAAAAAGCCTTAAAAATGAACGATTAAATAAACCTTTAATAGAATATGGGGATTGTGATGAAAATAACACAAAAAATAGTAAATAA
- a CDS encoding nickel-dependent hydrogenase large subunit: MKITQKIVNKIEGEANLKIYGEDIVDFVEIEFWQYRGIENYLVGRHYMDALVINPRICGICGHSHLLASAKVIEQAFGLEVSKKAEILRDITVGLEIIQNHLKWFYVTLFPTRIKDRKFMFKGLDIAREASKIIALIAGQFPHNSYIVPGGVTCDLTNLEVFKIKDMLKHLKENIEKNVVDENGKSEDLETFFEDLPKEIGKSLGRFLVLGNNLYFETNGDITKIDEEKNSSLSKNVFYKNRLVEVGSLARNLFNEKVREKYEIYSDSIYTRVFSRIYEVYLVIDYLLKIVNDIDVLEPSYIKYNKKSGKGKIAIEAPRGSLIHEIEIDDEVIRKYNIIVPTQFNLSSSSKENPSAAQAAMMGEKTEYIDTIFKCFDICAVCVSH, translated from the coding sequence ATGAAAATAACACAAAAAATAGTAAATAAAATTGAAGGCGAAGCCAATCTTAAAATATACGGAGAAGATATTGTAGATTTTGTCGAAATAGAGTTTTGGCAATATAGGGGGATTGAAAATTATTTGGTAGGGCGTCATTATATGGATGCACTTGTAATAAATCCTCGTATTTGCGGTATTTGCGGTCATTCGCATTTATTGGCAAGTGCCAAAGTTATCGAACAAGCGTTTGGTTTGGAAGTTTCTAAAAAAGCAGAAATTTTAAGAGATATAACAGTCGGTCTTGAGATTATTCAAAATCACCTCAAATGGTTTTACGTAACGCTTTTTCCGACTCGAATTAAAGATAGGAAATTTATGTTTAAAGGTCTTGATATCGCAAGAGAAGCTTCTAAAATTATTGCGTTAATAGCAGGTCAGTTTCCACATAATTCGTATATTGTTCCGGGTGGAGTTACTTGTGATTTGACTAATCTTGAAGTTTTTAAAATAAAGGATATGTTAAAACATTTAAAAGAGAATATAGAAAAAAACGTCGTAGATGAAAACGGAAAAAGTGAAGATTTGGAAACTTTTTTTGAAGATTTGCCAAAAGAGATAGGAAAAAGCTTAGGTAGATTCTTGGTCCTTGGGAATAATCTTTATTTTGAAACTAACGGAGATATTACAAAAATTGATGAAGAAAAAAATTCTTCATTAAGTAAAAATGTTTTTTATAAAAATAGGCTTGTGGAAGTCGGGTCTTTAGCGAGAAATCTTTTTAACGAAAAAGTGCGCGAAAAATACGAAATATATTCAGATAGTATTTATACGAGAGTTTTTTCTCGTATTTACGAGGTATATTTGGTTATTGATTATTTATTGAAAATAGTTAATGATATAGATGTATTGGAGCCTTCTTATATAAAATATAATAAGAAAAGCGGTAAAGGTAAAATCGCAATAGAAGCACCAAGAGGAAGTTTGATTCATGAAATTGAAATAGATGATGAAGTTATAAGAAAATATAATATCATAGTACCTACACAGTTTAATCTCTCTTCGTCTTCAAAAGAAAATCCTTCTGCGGCACAAGCAGCCATGATGGGCGAAAAAACAGAATATATCGACACGATTTTTAAATGTTTCGATATTTGTGCCGTTTGTGTGTCTCATTAG